In Tachysurus vachellii isolate PV-2020 chromosome 12, HZAU_Pvac_v1, whole genome shotgun sequence, the DNA window TGACAAATTTGGCATAGAGCAAGTGCAGGAGGAAGTTCTAAGTATTTTACAAATGAGTCAAGTTCTGTGAATTTCTTGATTTTCTTTGAGGGTTACAAAGTTCTTCAGGTTTGTTTAATTGTAAAGGAAAAGCATGGAGGAAAAATGtcttcaccacacactccaGATCAAGAATGACAAATCTTAGCAGATGTGACCAGACTGATTTTCATCCTCAaagcattgtttttattttcagtcagGTTAAAGATTTTCATACAAAATCTACAGTAACAATCCCAGTGTCTATGCGACAGCTTCTGTGTCATGCAGGAAGCTATTGAGTGTGAGATCATCACCGTCTTCATCCTCAGTGATGGGGATCAGTGCTCCATTGCTTTTCGGGCGCCTTGGGGTGGGCACAGGATGATCAGAATCATTCATGAGGGTAGATATGCAGACCATCTCGGTGTCGTGAAGCAGGCTTGCCCTGTGCCTGTATCTGTTCCCTGCCAACTTTGTGGCCAAGATGATGGTGGTCATGATGAAAATGGTTGCTAGAGCAGTCAAACTGGCAATGGCAATGAGGCATCGACCTACAAGACCTTCCCTTTTGGGTTCAGCAGTAGGACAAACTTTGGTAGttgatttgtctgttttttgggTGCTATATCGTTCAGTTGGCATGTGATTCAATGTGGTTATTTCTCTGGTTGATGAAACCGTCAGCTTGACCATTGGACTTGTTGTGGAAGGTTCATCTACTACCATATGATGTGTCGTCCTCACAATAGAGCCAGAATTTGTGACATTTGTTTCGGTTCCTCGCCCTGAGGCAGAAACTGTGGAAGCAGAGCTTGGTGGGGTGGGGTACAAACTGTTATTTCTCAAAGGAAATGAGGATTGTGGAGGACTTTCAGTACCTACAATGCTTCCATTACCTGCTGAGTGGTGTTTGGTGCTGCTTGTTTCAGTTCCTTCTATGTTATAAAGGTTTTCAGAAGTTCCATTTTCCTGTGCAGGCTGAGTGTGGGCTTTTTCTGAAGTATTCTGGCTGGGTGTAGAAGCTGCAGCGGACAGATCTCTAATCCTAGTGGTCTGCGGAGGTCCTTTTGTGGGCTGAAGTTCAGTTTCATTGTTATATTCCTGCGTGTAGTTGGAGATGGTTGTATTTAACAGATTCTTCTCTTCTACACCAAGAGAATGACTGCCAGAGACCAAGCAGCTCAcagtgagaagaaaaagaaatgacctCAGGTTGAGCTTGTTATTCATGGCTATTTGCTGTTgtgcgacaaaaaaaaaaaaaacaaagcaaaaaaaactgaGAACAAGTGCAAAAGATACAAAAAATgcttataacatttataacagaTAGTATCTTTAAAACTGAGAAAATTTTCATCCAAAAGGGTAAGATTTATATTTTGACCACAATGTTTCTCTCAAAGTTTCTGTTGTTGTCCACGTGTTGGAAGATTTACAGACTTCCTATTCTTGAGTGTAACATGTAAATCTCTGAATTTTTcagaaatttaacaaaaatacagcATTTATTACAAAGTTCCTGCTTGCCAGAATGATGCCCTACCTACTTaccaaagacttttttttaagatttgtaaaaaataaccaTATGGATCATTTCTACAAATGAAATCTATGATTGTACAAATTAAAGATTACATAAAAGAACATCAAAAAATAAGTCTATATGCACATACCGAGTAATACTTGATGTCGAGTCGGCAGCCCTTTCTGACTCGAGTGGCTTATGTCGCTTCAAAAACTTTGCAGTGTTTAATTCAAGTGCAGGAAGTTGCCTCAGTGTCAGACCAAGCTGAGGTTTCAACCTGTGATGCAAGCATCAAACAAGCAAGCAGGAGACTGTATAAAGGCAGTCGGTTTCAGCTGCAGTTCCCTAATTTGACAAGTTTTAAGCAACTGACAATGACTGACTAATTCAAGCTTCTACCTCACATTTAAACCACAATGTCCTGTCATCCACGATGATCTGATGCACGTGTACGAACAACAAggagacagatttttttttcctcagactTTATTGGATTTATTCACTTTATGTTCCATTTAAAGTGAACAGGGGAAGTTTGGAAACTATGGCTTCAGTTTCTTATGCAGTTTGACAGAGGCAGCATTGGAATGAGAAGTAGAGATATTTACAGAGCAATTTCATGAAATCACATCCTCCAAGCTTTCTAGATCAAGCTCTCATCAACCTTACCAAAATCCTTCAGGTTTGTCACATACTCTGTTACAACATCACAAAACTCACGGAAACACTCCATAACCTTGGAGGGAAAAGCAACCATTACGACCTTACATCACAATAATAATGGGATCAGTGAAAAAACTACTAACAGGTTTGATTTCACTTGAACCAGTGGGATTCAATCAACAAGGTGTCCTATCACAAAATCCAATTATTCTCGGACACAAATACAGTACAAGTCAACTGAGCAGTGACGCTAATACCTTTAATAGTAACATGATAAACACCAGTGGTTTTCTTAGCTGGAAACGATGTTTGTACTTGTTTGACTACAACCACGAAACTTTGCACTGCTTTATGGAATGCTTTTGGAGGAATACAAGTAAAATAATTAGgcaatgaagtgtgtgtgtgtgtgtgtctgagaaatGGATTGACTTTAGTGTTAGGAACACAGCAATTTAGCAacacaaactttatttatttaataatgaatgacAAATGATGAAGTttcacctcctgaccaatcggATTTGAGAAATCAAATCAACGGTATAAAAAGGGTTCAAAATTTCAATTCTATACGTTGCTACAAACACTAAATCAGGCTCAAACTCTACCGTGCTTGCCCTCCAAAGTTGTTCTACCAATTCAGACTTTTAACAGTAAATCTTTTCACTCTTTCATGCATGCATCCACCATTctctaaaacaacaaaaaacactagCTAGCGTATCAAAAAAATGGCACATCTATTCTTCCAGAACCTTACCCCCATTATCACATGTAAATAAAGCTCTTGACTCAACAAAATCCCTTCTAAAATCTTAACTAAAACAGTGTTGATGAAGGGACAATAAGACAAaaaggtactgtacattttgtaGGTGGTGTGAGCAACAATAAAGAGGATCTAAGACACCCGTGAACACATCTCAGTTCCAGAAAGAAGAGCCCAAAGACCAAAACGGGAAAAAAAGGTAGCAGGAGCTGTACACTGAGGTAATCACATGAATTACAACAGAAACGTTCTTATAGTGATTTCACGCTtggtgttttttccccctcaaccATTAGGATTTTTTGTGAGCTTCCAAAAATCCCTTTAAAAAACTCAATCAATCAGATCACAAGGTAGAACTTAGTGAAAATTTAGTTGATAGGATGTTACGAGTGGAAAATTTCATCATCAAAATTCCAATATAACAAACATAAGCTGTTATTCTCAATTtcccttgatttttttttttttattcaatggCAAACATCCTCCTGATCATCTTAATCTCATACATTTTTACCAATAATATGAACAACTTCATACTACAAAGCATGTATAGTGAGATATGGACTTTTTctgatgggggaaaaaaaggcaagTGTGAAGGCACCGTTTTATTCCCCTGACCCCGAAGCACCTTACCCATTAAGCATTTCTTAACCTGAGTCAGAGTTTACTCTTCATTTATAGAATAGGACGCAGTCTAGACAAATTTGAGCTACACCCAAAGCAAGAGCCAGTTTTGCATGGTTAAGAGAGCAGGGCAGTCACTACTTCCTGCAcaacagaaacaggaagtatAGAAGAGTAGGGCAAAGGCATCAGCCTAGAGATCAAGATGCGCTGAAGCATGTTGAGGAACTACATGTCCGGGAAGTTACATAGTCTTATGAGATTCATTTTGGAGTTAGAACTGTAAATACTttgttcagaaaagaaaaacgaaAGAAGGAAAAGGTGGCATGATAAACAATGCTAAGATGGCTAACAGGATGTTCAAATATCACATCAacatggggggtgggggggggccTTCTGGATATTTTAAACATGGACCATCATGTGGAACAACATTAGACTCAACTATATTACCAAAGACACAAAATGAGATGCGGGTGGAGGGGGGATTCGGGAATGTGTTCAAAAAAAACGTTATTGCATGCATTTAGAATAAGGATAGGATACTAATTCTGGGGAGGAAAGGGAAGAGTTTGGAATGATGAGAAAAATCAGACAAGCGTCGGTGAGacactgtgttcagtgttcacggATAATGCTGAAAAGTTACACCACTATACAAACCATTTCCAAACAAAAAAAGGCTCTAAATGTTCACGTTAAACAGAATTCTGAAAAAAGTTCAAGCTAAATATAAAACCGTGTCAGTATGTGGATGTTGGTTTCCTCTGTCGCTTTCCTCTGTCAATCTGTACATCCAGCCTGCTTGGTTAAAATCAGCATCAACACAGGAATATTTCTTGTAGAGCTTTTAAAGGGTCGAAGAAATCAAATAAATCCCCTCACTTGCGTTACCAGCCTATTGCAATGTCCCTTTTTGTACAATGTGGACTaagtgtatttaaaataaaaaaaaaaaaatgaaaaaaaaaaactatgatcAAATACTGTCAAGGAGGCCCATATAAGCTTCCTCTAAAAATTTGGCAACAAAGAAGAAGGGATGGGGAGGAATACAATACTGGTTTCAATATCTGAGCATACACAAGTTTGGCGAATGCTTCACATTGGAATATTGGTCACAATTTCTTTTTATGTActataagaaaagaaagaatgctTAACACCTTTCgaaaaacactaaacattacAAGTGTCACTTTCGGAACAAGGTttagtttaaagaaaaaaaaagaaaaaaaccttgGCTTTTGAGAGATCTATGCTTAGTCTCTTTCCTGCTGTAGTTTTGTAAATGTACCTGGTtgaagggtttaaaaaaaaaaaaaagaaaggaaaagtatAAATCAATTTGGGGGGGCGGGGGGGTGTCCGTCTTGGAATGTTGGGCAGGTCTCAGGCGGAAAAAAGTCCCAGTAACTGGCAGTGACTAGTCCCGCCCACCTGGCCAATagaatttcctgaaaagttGCTGGGGAGGGGCGGGGGAACAGGGGACTGGGTCCTTCAGACGTCCATCTGGGACAACTGCTCCTCAAGCTTGGCGATTCGCTTTTCCTGACTGCTCACCAGCTCTCGGAGGGATTTGATCTCTTTCAGGACCTCATCCAATTTGGGGTCACTTTtctataaggaaaaaaaaagaaaacaggattaaaataaaagagcCTGAAAAGATTTTCTGGGGTATTAGCCAATAAGCATGAGTCTCTTTacatgacattcattcattcattcatcttctaccacttatccgaactacctcgggtcacggggagcctgtgcctatctcaggcgtcattgggcatcaaggcaggatacaccctggacggagtgccaacccatcgcagggcacacacacacacacacacacacactcattcactcacacaatcacacactagggacaattttccagagatgccaatcaacctaccatgcatgtctttgaaccggggaggaaaccggagtacccggaggaaacccccgaggcacggggagaacatgcaaaccacacacaaggtggaggcgggaatcgaaccccgaccctggaggtgtgaggcgaacgtgctaaccactaagccaccgtgcccccctctttaCATGACATGTGATATGTAAATGAAGGAACAGAGTGATAGCTGGGGAGCAGACATTTAGAATATATATTAATACTACAGGGCCATGAGAAATGACGTTACTGC includes these proteins:
- the selplg gene encoding P-selectin glycoprotein ligand 1 translates to MNNKLNLRSFLFLLTVSCLVSGSHSLGVEEKNLLNTTISNYTQEYNNETELQPTKGPPQTTRIRDLSAAASTPSQNTSEKAHTQPAQENGTSENLYNIEGTETSSTKHHSAGNGSIVGTESPPQSSFPLRNNSLYPTPPSSASTVSASGRGTETNVTNSGSIVRTTHHMVVDEPSTTSPMVKLTVSSTREITTLNHMPTERYSTQKTDKSTTKVCPTAEPKREGLVGRCLIAIASLTALATIFIMTTIILATKLAGNRYRHRASLLHDTEMVCISTLMNDSDHPVPTPRRPKSNGALIPITEDEDGDDLTLNSFLHDTEAVA